In Ferribacterium limneticum, a genomic segment contains:
- a CDS encoding outer membrane lipoprotein carrier protein LolA, whose product MIKRLLGCLFLLILALPASAAFDVGQLMTDLARNKGGKAKFTEKKYISLLDKPVVSSGEMSYTAPDRLEKRTLVPKVETLLLDKDILSIEREKQKLSINLANQPEALAFVDSIRGTLSGNRAALEKNYALHLSGNADKWVLTLLPSDQKISALVLRITVSGSRGLVRSIEYLQADGDRSVLNMEPIETK is encoded by the coding sequence ATGATCAAACGTCTCCTCGGCTGTCTTTTTCTGTTGATTCTGGCCCTGCCGGCCTCGGCCGCCTTCGATGTCGGCCAGCTCATGACCGACCTCGCCAGGAACAAGGGTGGCAAGGCCAAATTCACCGAGAAGAAATACATCTCGCTGCTCGACAAGCCCGTCGTATCGTCGGGGGAAATGAGTTATACGGCGCCCGACCGCCTTGAAAAACGGACGCTGGTGCCCAAGGTGGAAACGCTGCTGCTCGACAAGGACATCCTGTCGATCGAGCGCGAGAAGCAGAAACTCAGCATCAATCTGGCCAACCAGCCGGAAGCGCTGGCCTTTGTCGACAGCATCCGCGGCACGCTTTCCGGCAACCGGGCGGCGCTCGAGAAAAACTATGCTCTGCATTTATCGGGCAATGCCGACAAGTGGGTGCTCACACTGCTACCCAGCGACCAGAAAATCTCGGCGCTGGTCCTGCGCATAACGGTCAGCGGCAGCCGGGGTCTGGTCCGCAGCATCGAGTACCTGCAGGCCGACGGTGACCGCTCGGTGCTCAATATGGAGCCGATCGAAACCAAATGA
- a CDS encoding MMPL family transporter: MSAAARAFLIWLLAMLAGAIVVWNSHFSADMSFFLPGRPSAAQQVLVDQLKEGVVTRLLMVAIAGGDAAQRAAASRQLRGRLEKLPEFVAIQNGQAGSLDADRDFLFRHRYLLSPAVKPERFTVDGLRASIANSVDLLASPAGMMIKPLLPRDPTGEMIELLSGLNAGAQPNTQEGVWASRDGQRAMLLIQSAALGSDTDAQEQAIATIRSQFAESAQYAGFSDARIVISGPGVFAVTSRETIKSEVSKLSSISTLAIIAVLFFVYRSARLLSLGLLPVVSGALAGIVAVSLAYGTVFGITVGFGSALIGEAVDYSIYYFVQSGRLGAAEWRARFWPTIRLGVLTSVCGFAALLFSGFPGLAQLGLYSLSGVLTAALVTRFILPALAGNDHPVRDLSHLAPPLKQGIRVLQGLRWPVILLTAAALTVLVIDRHQLWHPNLSALSTVSAEDSATDMALRADIGAPDSRYMAVITAPDREAALQAAERAGQQLDALVAKGIIGGYDSPARFLPSQATQAARRASLPASDELAARLQLAQADSPLAANKLAPFLDEVAKAKEQGAITRETLNGTSLALAVDSLLMQRPNGWSVLLPLRPPAGVKGVDIEPVRAKLAGSGALFIDMKFEFDRLYNDYLDEATLLSLAGFAAIVALLAVTLRSPRRLGAVLLPLLLAVILVIAGVHLAGEQLHLMHLIGMLLIVAVGSNYALFFDRAGKEHRLDAPTLASMAIANLTTAIGFGTLALSSVPVLHAVGITVGPGAVLALLLAACFSEREGE; the protein is encoded by the coding sequence ATGAGCGCGGCGGCCCGTGCTTTCCTGATCTGGCTGCTGGCCATGCTGGCCGGCGCCATCGTCGTCTGGAACAGCCATTTTTCGGCCGACATGTCCTTCTTCCTGCCGGGCCGGCCGAGCGCGGCGCAGCAGGTGCTGGTCGACCAGTTGAAGGAAGGTGTCGTCACCCGCCTGCTCATGGTCGCCATCGCAGGCGGCGATGCGGCACAGCGGGCGGCGGCATCGCGCCAGTTGCGCGGTCGACTGGAAAAATTGCCCGAATTTGTCGCCATCCAGAACGGCCAGGCCGGCAGCCTCGATGCCGACCGCGACTTCCTGTTCCGCCACCGCTACCTGCTCAGCCCGGCCGTCAAGCCCGAACGCTTCACCGTCGACGGCCTCCGGGCCAGCATCGCCAATAGTGTCGATCTGCTCGCCTCGCCGGCCGGCATGATGATCAAGCCCTTGTTGCCGCGCGACCCGACCGGCGAAATGATCGAACTGCTCTCCGGCCTCAACGCCGGCGCCCAGCCCAATACGCAGGAAGGCGTCTGGGCCTCGCGCGACGGCCAACGGGCCATGCTGCTGATCCAGAGCGCCGCCCTCGGCTCCGATACCGACGCCCAGGAACAGGCGATCGCCACCATCCGCAGCCAGTTTGCCGAAAGCGCCCAATACGCCGGCTTCAGCGACGCGCGGATCGTGATTTCCGGCCCAGGCGTCTTCGCCGTCACATCGCGCGAAACGATCAAGAGCGAAGTCAGCAAGCTGTCATCGATCAGCACGCTGGCCATCATTGCCGTACTGTTCTTCGTCTATCGCTCGGCCCGGCTGCTCAGCCTCGGCCTGCTGCCCGTGGTCAGCGGGGCGCTGGCCGGCATCGTCGCCGTCAGCCTGGCCTACGGCACGGTTTTCGGCATCACCGTCGGCTTCGGCTCGGCGCTGATCGGCGAGGCGGTCGATTACTCGATTTATTATTTCGTCCAGTCCGGCCGGCTCGGCGCGGCCGAATGGCGGGCGCGCTTCTGGCCGACCATCCGTTTGGGCGTGCTGACCTCAGTTTGCGGCTTCGCCGCACTGCTCTTTTCCGGCTTCCCCGGCCTCGCCCAGCTCGGCCTCTATTCGCTGAGCGGCGTGCTGACCGCCGCGCTGGTCACCCGTTTCATCCTGCCGGCGCTGGCCGGCAACGATCATCCGGTCCGCGACCTGAGCCACCTCGCCCCGCCGCTCAAGCAGGGCATCCGGGTGTTGCAAGGCCTGCGCTGGCCAGTCATTCTGCTCACCGCCGCGGCGCTAACCGTCCTCGTCATCGACCGCCACCAGCTCTGGCACCCGAACCTGTCAGCCCTGAGCACGGTCAGCGCCGAAGACTCGGCCACCGACATGGCGCTGCGCGCCGACATCGGCGCCCCGGATTCACGCTACATGGCCGTTATCACCGCACCGGACCGCGAAGCCGCGCTGCAGGCAGCCGAACGGGCCGGGCAGCAGCTCGACGCGCTGGTGGCAAAGGGCATCATCGGCGGCTACGACAGCCCGGCCCGCTTCCTGCCCAGCCAGGCCACGCAGGCCGCCCGCCGGGCCAGTCTGCCAGCCAGCGACGAACTGGCGGCGCGTCTGCAATTGGCGCAGGCCGATTCCCCGCTCGCTGCCAACAAGCTCGCCCCCTTCCTCGACGAAGTCGCCAAGGCGAAAGAGCAGGGTGCCATCACCCGCGAAACGCTCAACGGCACGAGTCTGGCGCTCGCCGTCGACTCGCTGCTCATGCAACGGCCAAACGGCTGGAGCGTGCTGCTGCCGCTGCGCCCGCCAGCCGGCGTCAAGGGCGTGGACATCGAGCCGGTGCGCGCCAAACTGGCCGGCAGCGGCGCGCTGTTCATCGACATGAAGTTCGAATTCGACCGCCTCTACAACGATTATCTCGACGAGGCAACGCTGCTCTCGCTGGCCGGCTTCGCCGCCATCGTCGCGCTGCTCGCCGTCACGCTGCGCTCCCCCCGCCGGCTCGGCGCCGTCCTGCTGCCGCTGCTCCTCGCCGTCATCCTGGTCATCGCCGGGGTGCATCTGGCCGGCGAACAGCTGCACCTCATGCACCTGATCGGCATGCTGCTGATCGTCGCCGTCGGCTCAAATTACGCGCTGTTCTTCGACCGGGCCGGCAAGGAACACCGGCTCGATGCGCCGACGCTGGCCTCGATGGCCATCGCCAACCTGACCACCGCCATCGGCTTCGGCACGCTCGCCCTGTCCAGCGTGCCGGTCCTGCACGCTGTCGGCATTACGGTTGGCCCGGGCGCCGTGCTGGCCTTGTTACTGGCGGCCTGTTTTTCGGAGCGCGAAGGTGAATAG